One Deinococcus grandis DNA window includes the following coding sequences:
- a CDS encoding RsmD family RNA methyltransferase, with translation MSLRILGGTAKGRSLQVPDSARPSGARVRKSLFDLLAARAPAGRYPEFIDLHGGSGAIGLEAASRGYRVTLVEKDARAVRALEANARALDLRVRIVKGDAGALLKRLGQFDVVFSDPPYEADIPKLTAQILASGVLAPGGLLVCQHPDRLHLPEHADFTREEREYGSNTLTLYWHPDAPELDADGDDDGEIG, from the coding sequence ATGAGCCTGCGCATCCTGGGCGGCACCGCGAAGGGCCGTAGCCTGCAGGTGCCCGACAGCGCCCGGCCCAGCGGCGCGCGCGTCCGCAAGAGCCTGTTCGACCTGCTCGCCGCCCGCGCGCCCGCCGGGCGATACCCGGAATTCATCGACCTGCACGGCGGGAGCGGCGCGATCGGGCTGGAGGCCGCCAGTCGCGGGTACCGCGTGACGCTGGTCGAGAAGGACGCGCGGGCCGTGCGGGCACTGGAGGCGAACGCCCGCGCCCTGGACCTGCGCGTGCGGATCGTGAAGGGGGACGCCGGGGCGCTCCTGAAACGCCTGGGGCAGTTCGACGTGGTATTCAGCGATCCGCCGTACGAGGCGGACATCCCGAAGCTGACCGCGCAGATTCTCGCCAGTGGCGTCCTCGCGCCCGGCGGGCTGCTGGTGTGCCAGCATCCGGACCGGCTGCACCTGCCCGAGCACGCGGACTTCACGCGGGAGGAACGCGAGTACGGCAGCAACACCCTCACGCTGTACTGGCACCCGGACGCCCCGGAACTGGACGCGGACGGCGACGATGACGGCGAAATCGGGTAA
- a CDS encoding DUF3248 domain-containing protein, whose product MTDLPGDPAELPDSSALEAASPELARALDALGGQLVWRIGKDEASDDVVVRLGFASATPRFAHLPRLRSAGDAELQAALAENRVVIEWVD is encoded by the coding sequence ATGACCGATCTGCCGGGCGACCCTGCCGAGCTGCCGGACTCCAGCGCCCTGGAGGCCGCCTCGCCGGAACTGGCGCGCGCCCTGGACGCGCTGGGCGGGCAGCTCGTGTGGCGCATCGGGAAGGACGAGGCCAGCGACGACGTCGTGGTGCGGCTGGGCTTCGCGTCCGCCACGCCCCGCTTCGCGCACCTGCCCCGCCTGCGCAGCGCCGGGGACGCCGAGTTGCAGGCGGCGCTGGCGGAGAACCGCGTGGTGATCGAGTGGGTGGACTGA
- a CDS encoding DUF3809 domain-containing protein: MIVEATQDFTLPWTGDDAAALAFVRDPARALSRVRFLRDLRADGEGVRGELLVPLPGLGEVDLPFHSVLTATPDGGALTPQAISGERAWVEVAGQARLDGGTLHFAFQFRAHLATPDAQGWGGAAFEKMIRAAAARTLDRVARELPAGIAQAAQE; the protein is encoded by the coding sequence GTGATCGTCGAGGCGACGCAGGACTTCACGCTGCCCTGGACCGGGGACGACGCGGCGGCGCTGGCGTTCGTGCGCGACCCGGCCCGCGCGCTGTCCCGCGTGCGTTTCCTGCGTGACCTGCGTGCCGACGGCGAGGGCGTGCGTGGCGAACTGCTCGTGCCGCTCCCCGGCCTGGGCGAGGTGGACCTGCCGTTCCACAGCGTCCTGACCGCCACGCCGGACGGGGGGGCGCTCACGCCGCAGGCCATCAGCGGCGAGCGCGCGTGGGTGGAGGTCGCCGGGCAGGCCCGCCTGGACGGGGGCACGCTGCACTTCGCGTTCCAGTTCCGCGCGCACCTCGCCACGCCGGACGCGCAGGGCTGGGGCGGCGCGGCGTTCGAGAAGATGATCCGCGCCGCCGCTGCCCGCACCCTGGACCGCGTGGCCCGTGAACTGCCCGCCGGAATCGCACAGGCCGCGCAGGAATAG
- the rsfS gene encoding ribosome silencing factor: MTPDTTTMNQLRAIVDAARERRAEDVTVLDLTDVSSTLEYFVICTATAGLQLNAVQENIREKAQATGLPRPSVEGPSERWLLLAFGGSVVVHIMTKDAREYYDLEGLWSDARVLDFPEPEVKA; the protein is encoded by the coding sequence ATGACCCCCGACACCACCACCATGAACCAGCTGCGCGCCATCGTGGACGCCGCCCGCGAACGCCGCGCCGAAGACGTCACCGTCCTCGACCTGACCGACGTCAGCAGCACCCTCGAATACTTCGTGATCTGCACCGCCACCGCCGGACTGCAGCTGAACGCCGTGCAGGAAAACATCCGTGAGAAAGCCCAGGCGACCGGCCTGCCCCGCCCCAGCGTCGAAGGCCCCAGCGAACGCTGGCTGCTCCTCGCGTTCGGCGGTAGCGTCGTCGTGCACATCATGACCAAGGACGCCCGCGAGTACTACGACCTCGAAGGCCTCTGGAGCGACGCGCGCGTCCTCGACTTCCCCGAACCCGAAGTCAAAGCGTAA